From the Oncorhynchus nerka isolate Pitt River linkage group LG20, Oner_Uvic_2.0, whole genome shotgun sequence genome, one window contains:
- the LOC115102291 gene encoding LOW QUALITY PROTEIN: transcription factor E2F1-like (The sequence of the model RefSeq protein was modified relative to this genomic sequence to represent the inferred CDS: inserted 1 base in 1 codon): MSETLLSGQTSEDLLVDFESLLNAGSIGLSEDHQIVIISTPSNVGFNSAVPSNTGEILLFATPKALQMXVQDQRRPTLGRPPVKRKLDLDSDHQYVSTSRPPSLGRAPTSTPAPPRVPKPSTEKSRYDTSLNLTTKRFLDLLAQSPDGVVDLNWASQVLEVQKRRIYDITNVLEGIQLISKKSKNNIQWLGNRIDEASVSRYQDLQKEVSDFTQAEEKLDELITKCNLQLRLLTEDTQNKKLGYVMCQDLRKSFDSPDQLVMVIRAPPETQMQVSEPSEGYQVSLKSTQGPIDIFLCPEDSSGVCSPVTGISPTKATDQTMPPDAEQPQCSTTQEITSTAASQQNSSPLPLCREAEAFLEGDPFPNLGVLPDFDLSPLPSSDFLGGECFGNPLDGFINLSPPQSQDYHFGLEEHEGISELFDCDFGDLTPLEF, translated from the exons ATGTCAGAAACACTCCTATCAGGTCAGACGTCGGAGGATCTATTGGTAGACTTTGAGTCTCTTCTGAATGCTGGGAGTATTGGCCTCTCAGAGGACCACCAAATAGTCATAATCTCCACTCCCAGCAATGTGGGCTTCAACTCTGCAGTCCCCAGCAACACTGGAGAGATCCTTCTGTTCGCCACCCCCAAGGCCCTGCAGA TGGTCCAGGACCAGCGACGGCCAACTCTGGGACGACCACCG GTGAAGAGGAAGCTGGACTTGGACAGTGATCACCAATATGTGAGCACCTCTCGCCCCCCTTCTCTTGGGAGagcaccaacatccacaccagcACCTCCTAGAG TTCCAAAGCCTTCGACAGAGAAGTCTCGCTATGACACGTCTCTGAACCTGACCACCAAGCGCTTCTTGGACCTGCTAGCCCAGTCTCCTGACGGGGTGGTGGACCTCAACTGGGCCTCGCAGGTCCTGGAAGTGCAGAAGAGACGCATCTATGACATCACCAATGTCCTGGAGGGTATCCAGCTCATCTCCAAGAAATCAAAGAACAACATACAATGGCT GGGGAACCGTATTGATGAAGCGTCTGTTTCCCGTTACCAGGACCTACAGAAAGAGGTCTCTGACTTCACACAGGCGGAGGAGAAACTGGACGAGCTCATTACCAAGTGTAACCTTCAGCTGAGACTCCTCACTGAGGATACCCAGAACAAGAA GCTGGGTTATGTGATGTGCCAGGATCTGCGGAAGTCTTTTGACTCTCCTGACCAGCTGGTGATGGTCATCAGAGCCCCTCCAGAGACCCAGATGCAAGTCTCAGAGCCCAGTGAG GGCTATCAGGTCTCCCTGAAGAGCACTCAGGGTCCCATCGACATCTTCCTGTGTCCAGAGGACAGTTCTGGTGTCTGCAGCCCAGTGACAGGCATCAGCCCAACTAAAGCCACAGACCAGACAATGCCCCCGGATGCAGAACAACCACAGTGCAGCACCACACAGGAAATTACATCAACAGCTGCGTCCCAACAGAACTCCTCCCCTCTGCCATTATGTCGTGAAGCGG AAGCATTCCTGGAAGGCGACCCGTTCCCCAACCTGGGAGTGCTGCCGGACTTTGACCTTTCACCCCTGCCGTCCTCTGACTTCCTCGGTGGGGAGTGCTTTGGGAACCCACTGGATGGCTTCATCAACCTGTCACCTCCACAGAGCCAAGACTACCACTTTGGTCTAGAGGAGCACGAGGGCATCAGCGAACTGTTTGACTGTGACTTTGGGGACCTGACCCCACTGGAGTTCTGA